The Nitrospira sp. genome contains a region encoding:
- the recG gene encoding ATP-dependent DNA helicase RecG, whose translation MQGGPTGLGPHTSFQELLERIARPIEFASRDDCAHLKTVSNLGVFIFTQVFSALRQETYPKAIEARLISLRDLFVDFLPALPLDEQRRRLRTAMLLIKALRVAGRPQPVHSNDSSAQSFRGSELAGVRRPDLWNLAVRFVKGVGPKRTHLLQRLRIQTVEDALWTIPWRYEDRSVMTPIGNLVPGMVASICGTVEKCDAKRTRNRRLSVLDVGVEDQSGRMQVVFFNQPYLEDILTVGTRVMMSGRVIAGRQGWMVPRLDVAQYEIIGEDAESTLHVGRIVPIYHETKGWTSRQMRVLVRSLLADHGLELRDHLPVPLRARQRLIPIHEALQNVHFPMTGTDPQLLERGKTSAHRRLAFEELLLLQMALATRRRLMHDEPKELRFNPRTPLVEKLGRLLPFRLTTAQDRVIREIFRDMISMQPMNRLVQGDVGSGKTAVALHAIVMACGSGYQAALMAPTEILAEQHYRNLSGTLQALGLQTILVRGGEKASVKRVQAEQLATGKIQVAIGTHALIQQGVKFNSLGLAVVDEQHKFGVLQRKTLIDKGYHPDVLVLTATPIPRTLAMTVYGDLDVSVIDVLPPGRKPVRTFLFGESHRRRAYQILRDELRNKRQAYVVYPLVEESEKTDLQAAIQGVEQLRNGEFSEFSVGLLHGRMKAAEKEKVMADFKAGNIQLLVATTVIEVGVDVPNATMMMIEHAERFGLAQLHQLRGRVGRGSHQSYCLLMAANLGPRKTQLGRHSGDNHESVSTARERLEALVRSNDGFVIAEDDLRIRGPGEFFGLRQWGMPEFRVANLVRDGDLLQQARQEAFSLLKADPGLKEQAHEELREAMLRKWEKKLELGSIS comes from the coding sequence ATGCAGGGTGGTCCTACAGGATTGGGTCCGCACACATCGTTTCAGGAGTTGTTAGAACGCATCGCGCGACCAATCGAGTTCGCGAGCCGGGATGATTGCGCCCATTTGAAGACGGTTTCAAATCTGGGCGTTTTCATCTTCACGCAAGTCTTTTCAGCCCTTCGGCAAGAAACCTACCCCAAAGCCATTGAAGCTCGCCTGATTTCGTTGCGAGACCTGTTCGTCGATTTTCTGCCGGCGTTACCTCTCGACGAACAACGTCGACGATTGCGGACGGCTATGCTGCTCATCAAGGCACTCCGAGTGGCCGGTCGGCCGCAGCCCGTCCATTCCAATGATTCGTCGGCACAATCTTTCCGCGGTTCTGAACTGGCAGGTGTGAGGCGTCCTGATCTCTGGAACCTGGCGGTTCGGTTCGTCAAAGGTGTTGGACCCAAGCGCACCCATCTTCTCCAACGGTTACGTATTCAGACGGTAGAGGATGCGCTATGGACCATCCCTTGGCGCTATGAGGATCGTTCAGTAATGACCCCGATCGGGAACCTCGTCCCTGGAATGGTAGCGTCGATTTGCGGGACGGTCGAAAAATGCGACGCGAAACGAACCAGAAATAGACGGTTGAGCGTGCTTGACGTCGGTGTCGAGGATCAGTCCGGGCGAATGCAGGTGGTCTTTTTCAATCAACCGTATCTGGAAGATATTCTGACGGTTGGGACTCGTGTGATGATGAGCGGGCGGGTGATTGCCGGTCGTCAGGGATGGATGGTGCCCCGACTGGATGTGGCCCAATACGAGATCATTGGAGAAGATGCCGAATCGACATTGCATGTCGGACGAATCGTCCCCATTTATCATGAAACCAAAGGATGGACCTCTCGTCAAATGCGGGTGTTGGTGAGGAGCCTGTTGGCAGACCATGGGCTTGAGCTCCGTGACCATTTACCGGTGCCTCTTCGGGCGCGTCAACGGTTGATTCCGATTCATGAAGCGCTGCAGAACGTCCATTTCCCAATGACCGGCACAGACCCTCAGTTGCTTGAACGAGGGAAGACGTCAGCACATCGGCGATTGGCGTTCGAGGAACTCCTGCTTCTCCAGATGGCGTTAGCGACGAGACGTCGATTGATGCATGATGAGCCAAAGGAACTGCGATTCAACCCGCGGACCCCGCTTGTAGAGAAGCTAGGGCGCCTGTTGCCCTTTCGCCTCACGACGGCGCAGGATCGTGTCATTCGTGAAATATTTCGAGACATGATCTCGATGCAGCCGATGAATCGTTTGGTGCAAGGAGATGTGGGGTCTGGGAAGACAGCGGTCGCCTTACACGCCATCGTGATGGCTTGCGGATCAGGCTATCAAGCGGCCCTCATGGCACCGACGGAAATTCTTGCCGAGCAGCACTATCGAAACCTTTCCGGAACACTTCAGGCCTTGGGCCTTCAAACGATCCTCGTGCGCGGGGGAGAGAAGGCTTCGGTGAAGCGGGTACAAGCTGAACAGCTGGCCACAGGTAAAATTCAGGTGGCCATCGGTACCCATGCTCTCATTCAACAGGGCGTGAAATTCAACAGCTTGGGTTTGGCGGTGGTCGATGAGCAGCACAAGTTCGGTGTGCTGCAACGGAAGACTCTGATCGATAAGGGCTATCACCCTGATGTCCTCGTGCTGACGGCCACTCCTATTCCGAGGACGTTGGCCATGACGGTGTATGGCGATCTTGATGTATCGGTGATTGATGTGCTGCCGCCGGGACGAAAGCCCGTGCGCACGTTTCTATTCGGTGAGAGCCACCGGCGGCGAGCCTATCAGATCTTGCGAGATGAACTCCGCAACAAAAGACAGGCATATGTGGTCTATCCGCTTGTGGAGGAATCGGAAAAGACCGACCTCCAGGCAGCGATTCAGGGCGTCGAACAGTTGCGGAACGGAGAATTTTCTGAATTCAGCGTTGGCCTGCTGCATGGACGTATGAAGGCAGCTGAGAAGGAAAAAGTGATGGCGGACTTCAAGGCCGGCAACATCCAGTTGTTGGTGGCGACAACCGTGATCGAGGTCGGCGTTGATGTACCCAATGCGACCATGATGATGATCGAACATGCCGAGCGATTTGGTCTTGCGCAGTTGCATCAATTACGTGGCAGGGTGGGACGGGGCAGCCATCAATCCTATTGCCTGTTGATGGCGGCGAATCTGGGGCCTAGAAAGACCCAGTTGGGACGACATTCAGGTGACAATCACGAGTCAGTGTCCACGGCAAGGGAGCGTTTGGAAGCGCTCGTCCGGTCCAACGATGGCTTTGTGATTGCCGAGGACGATCTGCGGATCAGAGGGCCGGGGGAGTTCTTTGGATTGCGCCAATGGGGGATGCCGGAATTTCGTGTAGCCAATCTGGTCCGAGACGGTGATTTGTTGCAGCAGGCCAGGCAAGAGGCGTTTTCATTACTGAAAGCGGATCCAGGCCTGAAAGAGCAGGCGCACGAAGAATTGCGTGAGGCGATGTTACGAAAATGGGAGAAGAAGCTCGAACTGGGTTCGATCAGCTAA
- a CDS encoding Ppx/GppA family phosphatase: MTASSRRTFRLAGIDIGTLTCRLLIADSSHGAPLKELRSDRRILRLGEGVDQTKRLSSAAMDRVIDCLCEWRNVIDGYHVEGSSVVATSAVRDASNRDEFLQRVTREAGFEVEIIAGDEEARRTLLGIRSGLPTGVTDILALDIGGGSTEFILDRPGQPSTVRSIDIGVVRLCERMLHHDPPTAEEIQRAGHWIQRETEVAVAEMSRPAGLTFVGTAGTITSLAAMAQQLPFYESARIHNYVLKLETIRELEHTLLSRTKAERVGLPGLEKNREEVIAAGAIIIRTIMETLGQQACLVSDLGLREGVLIDLARRLTVR; the protein is encoded by the coding sequence ATGACGGCGTCGTCTCGTCGCACATTCCGCTTGGCTGGTATCGACATTGGTACATTGACCTGCCGACTTCTTATCGCTGACTCGTCTCACGGCGCTCCTCTCAAAGAACTTCGATCAGACCGGCGCATCCTTCGCCTTGGGGAAGGCGTCGATCAAACCAAACGACTCAGCTCTGCCGCTATGGATCGGGTCATCGACTGTCTCTGTGAGTGGCGGAATGTCATTGATGGCTATCATGTCGAAGGATCTTCGGTCGTGGCGACGAGCGCCGTCCGAGACGCCTCGAATCGAGACGAGTTCCTTCAGCGAGTCACACGAGAGGCAGGGTTCGAGGTAGAAATCATTGCGGGGGACGAAGAGGCCCGGCGGACGTTGCTCGGCATTCGATCCGGTTTGCCGACCGGAGTAACGGACATTCTCGCGTTGGACATCGGTGGCGGCAGCACGGAATTTATCCTGGATCGACCCGGACAGCCCTCAACCGTCCGCTCCATCGATATCGGGGTAGTCAGATTATGCGAGCGGATGCTGCATCACGATCCGCCGACGGCAGAAGAAATACAACGCGCTGGTCATTGGATACAAAGGGAAACCGAGGTTGCGGTTGCCGAGATGTCGCGACCTGCGGGGCTCACGTTTGTCGGGACGGCTGGAACCATTACGTCGCTCGCCGCGATGGCGCAGCAGTTACCATTCTATGAGTCGGCGAGAATCCACAACTATGTGCTAAAGCTCGAAACCATTCGAGAACTGGAGCACACCCTTCTCAGTAGAACAAAGGCGGAGCGAGTTGGCTTGCCTGGACTGGAGAAGAACCGCGAAGAAGTCATTGCCGCTGGGGCAATCATTATCCGAACGATCATGGAGACGCTGGGGCAACAAGCGTGTCTAGTGAGCGATTTGGGGTTGAG